GCATACCAGTGTATGATGCATTAAAGTATTAGTAGGGCTCATTTTTTTTGGATATGAGAAGTATGTATGTGTTGTGCATCATTATAGAAAATGTGGGTATTAGACATAGATGTGGGACAACTTTTTTGAAATAGAGATGAAGAAATCGGACCATTCGATTtttctgtaaaaaaaattaagcttACTAATCGGACAGTCCGATTAGTGTGGAAGAAGAAATTTAAATTCcaatttgtatttaaaaaattaaaaaaatttggagtacaatttgtgtactccaaattttttttattttttaaacacaaatcaaatACTCGGATTTATGTACTCAAAAATCGGACGATTCCATTTTTACTCCTGACATCACACTTACGTAAAACATTTATACACTTTATATCTACGTACTACACCATTTCTCTTCTTACGTCTAAATTAAAAAGTGTATTAGTCCTGCATGCAATAATGATCCTATGCTAGCAGTTAGCATGCATACATGCACACTTGCAAAATTAACGAGGACATGTTTGAGCATCTCTCTGCTATTATCACTTGGAATCAGATGAATCATCTTTCCCTGCAATATGTTattacataaatataataattgttCTCTTTCATACATATGGTTCTCTTTCATCCATATACAGGATCAAAAATAACTAACCTTCAACGTTTTCTTATTCTCCTTTTCTGttgttgtatttatttatttatttatttatatctacAGTAACATCATTCTCTTTCTACGAATCATCTACTTGTCCTGTTACTCTATTATATGAAAGGATAAACATGATGTCATGTTTTTTTTAAACCCTCGTTCGCTAGTTAATTGGTAAAATGATATGAATTTATCATCTATCACATTTtatcttaataaatttttataatagtcTCTGAAatacacaaaattttttataataatttttgagatttaaatttttctataatGTTTTCTTAGATAAAATTTCGAACATCATAATAATTTTTGTGTCATTTTTCTTGTTGAGTCAGCTGTTAGAGTGCTGACGTAGCTATCTTTCGTCACACCAAACGCCCCAATTAATGGCTAAGTGATGTAATATTATTTCAATTTATACTCAATCTGATCTCTCGCTCAATATATAATCCTAATCCCTAATGTGCATTGTACTTATTGTGCTTTTcatctcattcttcttcttcatctctttctttttatcAATGATTGTTAATGTTCAGAAACAAAGATAAGAGGTGATAGCACTAACCCTAATGTGTATCATTGTTTTTGTGTTAGACTTAGTGCTGCCATCTCCTATCATAGTTTCTTAATATTAACCTTAACCATccataaagaaaaaagagatgAAAAAAAACACGAGATGAAAAATACAATAAGCACTATACACATTAAGAATTAGGATTATATATTGAGCGAAGGATTAAATTAggtataaattaaaatgatgTCACGTCACTTAGTCATTAGAAATGTCCAGTATGATAAAAATGACTACATCAACACTCCAATAACTGACTCAGCATAAAAAATGTCTCAAAAATGATTATGATGTTCGAAGATCTAACTAAGAGactattacaaaaaaaaaatttaattttgaagaccattataaaaaattccgtgaatttcagaaattattatGGATTTCCTTCATTTTATCTCCAACATTCAACGCCTTAGGTACGTGTGGGTTTGTCGGGTGTCGGGACAAAAGTATAGGAGTTTTCATACATGAAATTTATGTAATAAAGTTCCATGTcttttaaaccctaaaccctaaactctttATCTTtgggaataaaaataaaaaagttctaTGAAACCATCTCCATAATTTCACTTTCACCTCAACAGAAAAACTTATGGGAATCAAGCACAAATGAAGTACCCGAGTATATGCATCCCATGAAAACAAAGCAAATCTAGAAACTAAAACAGCTTTAGTCCCAAAAACGGAAATTAAATAGTATTAGAATTGGCCCAAAAGCTCCACCTTTTTTATCTATGCCCATAGGCTGCAGGCCCCTCAAGAGTCCACAAAACATATTTTGATCCTCTCATGTTTACATTGAACATTTGCCACGACCAAAAACAAATTGAACATTTGACCTTGCGCTGTccaaaaaaatgaatttgagTTTACCCCAATATATATGATGTTCACATTTTCACCATTGAttattttaacctttttttttttgtagtgcaaCTCAAAATCAAATGGTCTTCAAAAAAGTTTctagtgaaaaaagaaaaatagcttTGATAGTTATCTAAATTCAATTCACCGGCGCTTCTAGCAATGTTTATATGAAACGATTTGATTTTTGTTGATGAATCATGCAACACCGTACATTCGACAAAAATGCTACCCAAAAAAATGGCGATAGAACGATGCAGATTAACTGATTGAGAATACTGGGCTGGGACTGACTCAACAGTTGCAAATATTCTTGGGATAAACACTTTGTAGCTGAATTAACATTTAACATTTAACAAGCAGAATAGCTGTACCGAAAGCATTTCTAATTGGAAGGTAATGTATTTATGAAGGTATCACTGGCATAGCTGCTCAACTGCTGAGACAATCTGAGCAGGTTGAACCACTGTCCATTCCTCCAATGTTCCAGCATATGGAGTTGGCACATCCTGAGAGGATAGGCATACTATAGGAGCATCCAAGTAGTCATGGAAATTCTCGGTAATGGCAGCTGTCAAGCTGGCGCCAATTCCGCCTGTTCGCATGCATTCTTCCACAATCAACACACGATGTGTCTTCTTCACTGAACATCCAATAGTGTAAAGATCAAATGGTTTCAAGGACCTGATATCGATTACTTCAGGGTCATACCCCTTGTTCACCAATGTCTTGGCAGCTTGCATCACATGATACCTCATCCTGGAATAGGTTAATATTGTGATATGCTCCCCAGGCCTAACCATCTCGGCTTCTTCGAGTGATAATACATACTCTTCATCTGGAATTCTCTCCTTGAGGTTATAAAGCAATACATGCTCGAAAAGTATCACAGGGTTCTCGCTTCGGATAGCAGCTTTCATCAATCCCTTAGCATTGTAAGGGGTTGAGCAAGCAACCATTTGGATCCCAGGGAttgattgaaaatatgattCCAGTCGCTGCGAGTGCTCTGCTCCAAGTTGCCGCCCTACTCCACCAGGCCCACGAATGACAATTGGTATTGTAAACTGACCTCCAGATGTGTAATGAAGCATGCCGCAATTATTAGAGATCTGGTTAAATGCCAGGAGTAAAAATCCCATGTTCATACCCTCAACAATTGGCCTCAGACCCGTCATTGCAGCTCCAATGCCCATGCCAGTGAAGGAGTTTTCAGCAATAGGGGTGTCCAAAACTCTGAGGTCCCCGTACTTTTCAGCAAGGCCTTTAGTCACCTTGTAAGATCCTCCATAATGACCAACATCTTCGCCCATGACACATACGCGAGGATCCCTCTCCATCTCTTCTTCCAAACCTTCACGGAGGGCTTCGAAAAGGAGAAGTTCGTGCCTGAAAGTAAAATGCATATCCGGCCATCTGTCATTATTGATCATAACTCTCATAAAAAGGACGTAAAAGGAAAATTTGCAAGCAAACTTTTATTTTAGCAAGTTAAACTAATGTACAGACTGTtgttccaaattttcaaaaggATGTCCCAaggtttttcatttttaaacctTCATCATGGGCCACCAGTCCTTCCCTTCTTTATGTTACAACAGGAGCAGAAAACACCCAAAGGAATAAGTTGTTATATGCaaaaaatcaacaagaaaaactaCTTTATGTGGCTTCCAGTTCCAGAACCCTTTTTGAGTATTCAGTAccacaaaattttgaaacttATGGAGGCTTGGTGAACATGAGCTGTGACTATCAAAAAGTTGACAACTTCATTGAAGTTTAACATAGAACCTTTATAAATAAGATCAATGAGCATGCAATGTTATGATCCGCATTTTAATAGGTGGGAACCGGAAAACTAAATTCAACTCATTCAATAGTGCAGGAATACCCTTTAACTCCACTTTCTACTATATAGCATTCATGCCACTTTCAATTCATTTTAAGTTTCCCACTTGTGACACTATCCACCACCAGGGGTAAGCTATCCTAAGGCAATGCAAATATAGTCCAAAGGCCCCGAAGCTTCCTCTTGATTGATGAAGCAACAAATCTTCACTTGGGCTACGCTTTTGGTGTCCAGGTGAAAGCTGTAGACCTGTAGTGTATGAAAGGCAGTAAGCTAAGCACCTTTTGGCTGTCAATCCCTTTGTTCTGGAAAATCTATAAACTGTGAGAATCCCAAAATTATATCGCAAGTAATTTGAAACTTGGTCTATTATATTGGAAGGTCTAACTTTCCACGAGTTCCACTATAGAATCCACGTAAATTGTAGAATACTAAAATGCATAGCCTTTTCCTCTCCAACCAGCTACCCTAAAAGTTGATTCTCTAGACCACATTAGATAACTGTTCACAATCTTTCAGCAGAAGTATAACAACTAAGTTTTCatatcatataatttaaaaatgagtAAACCGAGTGAAGAGAGAGATATACCCAGATTTTGCTGATGTGGAAGTCTCTCCTTTGGTCTACAAACAACCAAGCAACAAAATTTACAACCTGGATGAACTATGTAAAGTAGGAAAAGAAAGAATGCCATTCAGTGAAAAAAGGAATGTAATGGAAGTGAAGATAACTCACGGCAACTGCATTAGGAATTAACAAATCTTGCTTACGAGTTGCTGCCTTCAAGTTCAAGGCATCAGATCTGTAAACAAATATGCTACCTCTACTATCTGAATCAACACACAAAATGAAACAAGCAACATGTAAACACAGTACTAGCCCtggaaaaagtaaaatatttaacacacgagtttaattttgaaagaaaCAACATAAACTGAAACTGAAAGAAGGATAGTTGAATTAGGGTAGGAAACCTGATATTGAGAGGGATTTGCGAGAAGGAAGGAGGAGCTTGTTGGAGTCTAAGGAACTGGAGGCAGAGAAAGGGGTCACAGCCCCCACTCCCTGGAAAAGTGTCGCCATTTGATCACCTCAAAAACGATCCAAatgcaacaaaaattaaaaaataagtttaagGGAGATTTATAGTAATTAGTAGTAGTTGCGTTCTGTGTCTGTGTTGTTGTGAAAACCCACATAAAGcttatttcattttaattattgtgcatctcttcttcttctctctcttacttGTCAATTAGCATCACCACAGATTGCTGCTACTAAGCAGTAACCAAAGCAAGTTGCATAGTGTTCACCGCCAGTGGACGGTGATCGATGCTTTCGATGTTCATGCCAAAATTGGGCTTATTTTCTAGCCCAATGGGCCTATTAAGGTTTCTTTAAACGACTCTTCTCcccagaaaatataaaaatgaatacGCCCAATAACAATCAGGAGTGCATTGGTTTAGGTATGCCGAACACCATCATCGCTGAGGATAAACTTTGGCAAAACGCCAAAACTCTaccaattttaattaattttaatgaacaTAAATTCTTGGAAAAATCACTCTTAAGAAGttaattatttgtaatttattatatttgtttttgatattctctttaaaaaattattttttttattaaaagtaattagatcaaagttatgatattttgaatttaaaaataataaaattttattaatttaatttaaatattgagattttaaatttaattttatgaataaaaaaaattaatttgactatttttaatttctaaattagaataactacttaaaattaattagtgagtttataaataaataatgtttatgaaataatattattggactaatttagatttttaaattactattctatccttttattttattaaaatttttacacTATCCAAATTCTAATTCCCAAACTAAATTCTAACCCTAACACACCCATATACTCACCTCACTACTCTCACTCACGCCGTCACACACACACCAcacagaagagaagagagggacgAGACAATACAGGCGGGGCTGGGAGTCGCTGGTTTTATTGTATTGAATttggtggattttatcaactttttttatatttattcactaaaatagcatgattttgtgaatttctcctgAATGTGCTTAAtggttgaaaacatgctttctaggctattaaattactaaatttaatttatttttctcctattcgatgccttgatacgtttgtttgagtgatttaaagttttgaagatattcgatgccttgatacgTTTCTTTGAgtgatttaaagttttaaagaTAAGAATGActtgaaagaaatgaaaaaaaaaacatacaaagtGGACAATTCATGAAAAAAATGAGGATTTGTTGAATTCATGGCGACGTGTAAGCATGAGAGGAAAATCTACCAGGGGACACGTacacgtgacccacgcgtatgtgtgacccacgcgtatgcgtgacaagcATTACGGGAGCTACCTCAGACTTTTTTGTTGGGTGAGCATTTGGACGGAAGGACTGATCCGTCCAAATTTTGTAAAAGTCAGagacttaaaagtatttttcaatggTCAAGGACAAAAATGTTCTCGGGGCAAAAGGCCAATGAGCTATTTGTCCTTTTTTccataatttatttgttaactatctcaaataacattttGGGGGAGTTAAACCCCAAAATGGTCCCTGAGATTGGCGTTTTGCACTGAAATTGTCCCTGATATTCCAATTGCACCAATTACGTCcctgaaattgaaaaaaatgcacCATAGTAGTCCCTGACCCATTTTCCATTAACGACGTGATGACATGGCATGATGACGTGGACTgtaagtgacacgtgtcacttcaTGATTTGGCCATGTGTAATGGTAGGATGATGTGGTGACTAGTGACACATGGCATGCTGACGTGGATagttgtgccacgtgtcacaatgttATTTGGCCACGTGTCCAGTTTTGCCATGTGTCGCAACAGTATTCGTCCACGTGTCATCCATTATGCCATCGTTGtatatgcaccaaattagtccctcactttgcattaagtgactcattttagtccctgaaattgaatgtcgtgcaccaaaCTAGTCCCTTCACCAATGTTtcctcatttttttaaaatttaaaattttaatatcttggatacactaatttcaattctattttttcatatatcgtTTAAATACAagttcttttataaaaaaatttaagattttagttttaattatataatttttaataatttaatattggtaaattttgtaatatataagtatgttattataaaaaaataattatatgattgattagatacattttttcataaaaaaacatgtgtttttaacaagaaattaataattaaaataaatattttttcttattaaatacaCGTTTTCATTATGTATAAATGAGCTAGAATGAAGGCACTTCAACCACCCTCACTACCACTTTTGATCTCTCCAGTTTAGACGAAAGAGATCGGAGATGATAATGAGGGAAGCTTGAAATGCCTTCATGTCAACTCCAAAACGGCGGCTATTAGAGGTATccgcaagaaaaaaaatattttataaaagtactgAAAGAGGTTGGAGATGGTAGTGAAGGTGCTTGAAAAGCCTTCACGTTAACTCCAAGTCGGCGAATAGGGTATTcgcaagagaaaaaatattttataaaaacagttttatttgaagaacgtgtgaaaaaatagaattgaaattaatgcattcaaaaatattgagaattttgaatttatagaaaaaaatgagaaaaaattgaTGAATGGACCAGtttggtgcacgacattcaatttcagggactaaaatgaatcacttaatgcaaagtgagagactaatttggtgcatataCAACGATGGCATCATGGATGACACGTGGACGAATACTGTTGCGACACGTGGCACAACTGGACATGTGTCCAAATaacattgtgacacgtggcacaactATCCACGTCAGTATGTCACGTGTCACTGGTCACCACATCATCCTACCATTATACGTGGCCAAATCAtgaagtgacacgtgtcacttacAGTCCACGCCATCATGCCATGTCATCACGTCGTTAATAGAAAATGGGTCAGGGATTATTATGATGCATTTTTTCAATCTCAGACACGTAATTGGTGCAATTAAAATCTTAGGGATTAGAATCTTAGGGACGATTTAAATACAAAATGCCAATTTCATAAACCattttggagtttaactccattTTAGGACAACAACCAGTATTCTAACCCGATCCAGAATTTAAAAACTTACTCTATCCCTATCTTCGAATTGTAATAGCCATTGAAGAACCTTCACCTTCTACCCCCTGGCTCCAAGACGGCCACCCCAGCAACGATGACCAACAGAGTTGCGTTCTTCGATTACAGCCCGTCCCAATTCTGACCCGAAAACTGGATCTATCCCTGTTGCAGgtccttctctccctctcattcTGGCTCTCTCTCGCTCGAACTTGCTGTGGAGTGTGGAGGCGCTTTGTTTCCTGTGATGAGAGCTTTCTACTATAGACGGTGGTGATATCCGTGTCCATCTTCGCAAGGATCTCTGTACGAATCTCCTTTATgtccaaataattttttattatattatttttttggatttaacAATTCCCATTTTCCTTTATTAAACCGAATTGGTTTGCAATTGCACAAACTAATGGCTTTGAAAATCAATCTCttttgttattaatatttttatggtTTTGAAGCTTTCTTTGAATTCATACATACGACAATATAGAAGATGGAGTACCAGTGAGAAtgaataatattattgaataatGGATAGTAATTGACAGTGTTGTAAAAACcgaattcaattaaaaaaccGGTAAACTGAACCGATCAAACTCAGTAATACTTAATCCAACCAAACCAGTTAGGgattaaattttaacaaaatgttaaaattaagaaTCGAATCTCTCTCCTCCTAGAAAGGTAACATTAATCAATGCCAACAGgctataataaattttgttattactaaagcaaattataatatatatacatatcttctatcaaataattttcttctacctaatttattttaaatttagttataagtttatttatttttttcataattatataatatctcttagtattattttttaataaatacttatagtatataataatataatagatataaactaattaataaattattaaaatttaaaaataataattattttaatataaaaataaaataaaaatatttataaaagagtaaaaataacaaaatatttattattttttgtc
The genomic region above belongs to Arachis duranensis cultivar V14167 chromosome 3, aradu.V14167.gnm2.J7QH, whole genome shotgun sequence and contains:
- the LOC107482018 gene encoding pyruvate dehydrogenase E1 component subunit beta-3, chloroplastic, with product MATLFQGVGAVTPFSASSSLDSNKLLLPSRKSLSISDSRGSIFVYRSDALNLKAATRKQDLLIPNAVATKGETSTSAKSGHELLLFEALREGLEEEMERDPRVCVMGEDVGHYGGSYKVTKGLAEKYGDLRVLDTPIAENSFTGMGIGAAMTGLRPIVEGMNMGFLLLAFNQISNNCGMLHYTSGGQFTIPIVIRGPGGVGRQLGAEHSQRLESYFQSIPGIQMVACSTPYNAKGLMKAAIRSENPVILFEHVLLYNLKERIPDEEYVLSLEEAEMVRPGEHITILTYSRMRYHVMQAAKTLVNKGYDPEVIDIRSLKPFDLYTIGCSVKKTHRVLIVEECMRTGGIGASLTAAITENFHDYLDAPIVCLSSQDVPTPYAGTLEEWTVVQPAQIVSAVEQLCQ